The following are encoded together in the Microscilla marina ATCC 23134 genome:
- a CDS encoding helix-turn-helix domain-containing protein → MENQKMEVFDYFVNLNKPQSNQRFANAIGKENVLFLVNSTQDEFAPHPGHFSFKSTFQGREHFEFDNHRVAVSPQHYLLLNEGQEYASYINSDENVETFTIFFSPEFVTNTLKSRLRSDDALLNDGYQKDTPLFINFFEKLYHITPHIYQLIQHIRHCLKEGNANSMALEEYLYMLLHELLKEHRMIKSTIEQLSAVRYSTRLETFRRVSRAKDYLLSCYDEPLSIDKLASVACLAPFHFLRTFKQIFNITPHQMLTKVRLQHAQSLLVHTNYPVSQISLKVGYDNLSSFSRLFTTQFGVSPRKFRKQKATPLSA, encoded by the coding sequence ATGGAGAACCAGAAGATGGAAGTTTTTGATTATTTTGTTAACCTCAATAAACCCCAAAGCAATCAGCGTTTTGCAAATGCCATTGGCAAAGAAAACGTATTGTTTTTGGTAAATTCTACCCAGGATGAATTTGCCCCACACCCAGGTCATTTTTCGTTTAAGAGTACTTTTCAAGGGCGTGAACATTTTGAGTTTGACAACCATAGAGTAGCAGTAAGCCCTCAACACTACCTTTTGCTTAACGAAGGGCAGGAATATGCCAGTTATATCAATTCGGATGAAAACGTAGAGACATTCACGATTTTTTTTTCTCCCGAATTTGTCACCAATACCCTTAAGTCGAGGCTTAGGTCAGATGATGCCTTGCTCAACGACGGTTATCAGAAAGATACGCCTTTATTTATCAATTTTTTTGAAAAGCTCTATCACATCACCCCCCATATTTATCAATTGATTCAACATATTAGACACTGCCTAAAGGAAGGCAATGCCAACAGCATGGCATTGGAAGAGTACTTGTATATGTTGTTGCACGAGTTGCTCAAAGAACATCGCATGATAAAAAGTACCATCGAACAATTGTCGGCAGTGCGTTATTCTACCCGGCTTGAAACTTTCCGTAGAGTAAGCCGTGCCAAAGACTATTTGTTGTCTTGCTACGACGAACCCCTAAGCATAGACAAACTTGCTTCGGTGGCGTGTTTGGCACCTTTTCATTTTTTAAGAACCTTCAAGCAAATATTTAACATTACCCCCCACCAAATGCTCACCAAGGTGCGCTTGCAACATGCCCAAAGTTTATTGGTACATACCAACTATCCTGTAAGCCAAATAAGCCTGAAGGTAGGTTATGATAACCTTAGTTCTTTTAGCCGCTTGTTTACTACCCAGTTTGGCGTTTCACCACGTAAATTTCGAAAGCAAAAAGCTACTCCGTTGTCGGCATAA
- a CDS encoding DnaJ domain-containing protein, giving the protein MITQILLELFKAIADKTDIALQKMLGTFDVDKKPNIDLDEFMDELELDEEQRVKFRSVYQDYYANPDKEEYEPYKYKYEPKSNDPFDKFEAYSRKYDDWFSKAEKKYDKAYSEYQKYRQQGQNFYNQQKNGGGGSSGGARASAFSGIDESKYYQTLELKPGASFEEIKKAYKKAMKKYHPDRFQDDSKRKYAEDLSRKINEAYAYFKKKHGKS; this is encoded by the coding sequence ATGATCACACAAATTTTGCTCGAATTATTTAAAGCCATTGCTGACAAAACTGATATTGCTTTGCAAAAAATGCTGGGAACTTTTGATGTTGATAAAAAACCCAACATTGATTTGGATGAGTTTATGGATGAACTTGAACTAGACGAAGAACAAAGAGTTAAATTCAGGTCGGTTTACCAGGACTATTACGCCAATCCTGACAAAGAGGAGTACGAGCCTTATAAATATAAATATGAACCTAAGTCAAACGATCCTTTCGATAAGTTTGAGGCATATTCTCGAAAATATGACGATTGGTTTAGCAAAGCTGAAAAAAAATACGACAAAGCTTACTCTGAATATCAAAAATACCGACAACAAGGGCAAAATTTTTATAATCAGCAAAAAAACGGGGGTGGCGGAAGTAGTGGAGGAGCCCGTGCCTCGGCATTTAGTGGCATAGATGAATCTAAGTATTACCAAACCCTCGAGCTTAAGCCAGGAGCCTCTTTTGAGGAGATCAAAAAGGCTTATAAAAAGGCGATGAAAAAATACCATCCTGATCGTTTTCAAGATGATAGTAAACGTAAATACGCCGAAGACCTCTCTCGTAAAATTAATGAGGCGTATGCTTATTTTAAGAAAAAACACGGGAAGAGCTAA
- a CDS encoding S41 family peptidase, giving the protein MMKKYILNLSLVALAVFTSFACQAQTQKLSKSQKQKVVASIGQLMKDYYVFPKVADQMAAYLEKQQKNKAYDKANDPRDFGRLLTRDLLKISKDKHIRVRFNPKRAKQMSSNKGKHKPSPEAIKVAEAKDRSQNYGFKKVEILPGNVGYINLTGFFRKDKAEATVASAMGFLANTEGIIIDLRQNGGGSPAMVQLICSYFFGEKPVHLNSLYWRKVNRTQEFWTLKEIKGQRMPDKPLYILTSGNTFSAAEEFSYNMQNLQRATLVGETTGGGANPGGGFSVENTFVMFVPTGRAINPITKTNWEGVGVVPHIKTPASRALDKAHLELIKAVKAKKPKTASLDWAIQGLEAKAHPVKLDKATLKAYAGDYTNRRIIFKAGNLYYQRPSISKKMRKLTPLTQTLFAVEGIDYFRITFKKDAKGNAIAVQGLYEQGNRDLSKKGNIVSK; this is encoded by the coding sequence ATGATGAAGAAATATATTTTAAACCTTTCATTGGTAGCACTAGCGGTGTTTACCTCCTTTGCTTGTCAGGCGCAAACCCAAAAATTAAGCAAATCGCAAAAACAAAAAGTAGTAGCCAGCATTGGTCAGTTGATGAAGGATTATTACGTTTTTCCGAAAGTGGCAGACCAGATGGCGGCTTATCTGGAAAAACAACAAAAAAATAAGGCGTATGACAAAGCCAATGATCCACGTGATTTTGGGCGTTTGCTTACCCGCGATTTGCTGAAAATAAGCAAAGACAAACACATAAGGGTGAGGTTTAATCCAAAACGCGCCAAACAAATGAGTAGCAACAAAGGGAAGCATAAGCCTAGCCCTGAGGCAATCAAAGTAGCCGAAGCCAAAGACCGAAGTCAAAACTATGGTTTCAAGAAGGTAGAAATATTGCCGGGTAATGTAGGCTATATTAATTTAACTGGTTTTTTTCGCAAAGATAAAGCTGAAGCTACCGTGGCAAGTGCGATGGGTTTTTTGGCAAATACTGAGGGAATAATCATTGATTTGCGCCAAAATGGAGGAGGAAGCCCAGCAATGGTTCAGTTGATTTGTAGCTATTTTTTTGGCGAAAAACCAGTACACCTCAATAGTCTTTACTGGCGAAAAGTAAACCGTACTCAAGAGTTTTGGACATTGAAAGAGATCAAAGGGCAACGCATGCCTGACAAGCCTTTGTATATATTGACTAGTGGCAACACCTTTTCGGCAGCTGAAGAGTTTAGCTATAATATGCAAAACCTTCAACGAGCTACCTTAGTAGGCGAAACCACCGGAGGAGGAGCCAATCCAGGAGGAGGTTTTTCGGTAGAAAACACGTTTGTAATGTTTGTACCTACTGGGCGTGCCATTAACCCTATTACCAAAACCAATTGGGAGGGAGTAGGCGTAGTGCCGCATATCAAGACTCCAGCAAGCCGGGCTTTAGACAAAGCCCACCTTGAGCTCATCAAAGCTGTGAAAGCCAAAAAACCTAAAACCGCCAGTTTAGACTGGGCTATTCAAGGCTTAGAAGCTAAAGCCCATCCGGTAAAACTAGACAAAGCAACCCTAAAGGCGTATGCAGGCGATTATACCAACCGCCGCATTATTTTTAAAGCAGGAAACTTGTACTACCAACGCCCTTCCATTTCAAAGAAAATGCGTAAGCTTACCCCACTTACCCAAACCCTGTTTGCGGTAGAGGGAATTGATTACTTCAGAATAACGTTTAAAAAAGATGCAAAAGGCAATGCTATAGCCGTGCAAGGTTTGTATGAACAGGGGAATCGTGACTTGTCTAAAAAAGGCAATATTGTAAGCAAATGA
- a CDS encoding S8 family peptidase, translated as MLASLHPIFYIAFLLSIVWWFYSVYRKKSRAVPNLTFWSSSIMYAVSMYFSDFSLYQKLLGMIAPEAGAAILVFLIANNLKHTRAFFLTAMGIGLGGYLIYSGLVQEGVLYVKNKFTTSAPANKNKHNTKLDSNAELLFDIKNDALLDKIKKALKAYNLKIEKAFPNLKNGKGTELDDFYSVDVPNDQLANLETIVNKLNATDAVDAIEYNEVYSLSPLELKQTSTASSKGDYLVNDPDIDKLWGFDKMQVADLYKYMQENKIKPKKKVKIFILDTGVDAEHEDLKGKYKSVSSKYDYDKQSHGTHCAGIAASVSNNKIGIASLTPNNDFVTVTSVKVLTDQGWGTDKMIVNGIIEAADNGADVISMSLGGPSRDNKQRAYKQAVQYANRAGAIVVVAAGNESQNATKVTPANVEGVITVSAIAQNMDMASFSNWVSDLKMGIAAPGVDILSTVPGNKYASYSGTSMATPYVAGLLGLMRSINPKIKTKEAYQILRSTGIDTKQTEKTGKFIQPLAVLKAIQK; from the coding sequence ATGTTAGCATCATTGCATCCCATATTTTATATAGCCTTTTTGCTGTCTATAGTATGGTGGTTTTACAGCGTTTATAGAAAAAAAAGCCGCGCTGTACCCAACCTTACTTTCTGGAGTTCATCTATCATGTATGCGGTTAGCATGTACTTCAGCGACTTCTCTCTCTACCAAAAGCTATTAGGAATGATTGCACCCGAAGCTGGTGCAGCTATTTTAGTATTTCTGATTGCCAACAACCTTAAACACACCCGTGCCTTCTTTCTTACGGCAATGGGGATAGGCTTAGGAGGCTACCTCATTTATTCGGGCTTGGTACAAGAAGGAGTACTCTATGTAAAAAATAAATTTACAACAAGCGCCCCTGCTAACAAAAACAAGCACAATACTAAATTAGACAGTAACGCTGAGTTATTGTTTGATATAAAAAATGATGCTTTATTAGACAAAATAAAAAAGGCCTTAAAAGCCTATAACCTTAAGATTGAGAAAGCTTTCCCGAACCTAAAAAATGGCAAAGGTACCGAACTAGACGATTTTTACTCAGTAGATGTGCCCAATGATCAATTGGCAAACCTTGAGACAATTGTCAATAAATTAAATGCTACAGATGCAGTAGATGCCATAGAATATAACGAAGTATACAGCCTAAGTCCTCTGGAACTAAAACAAACAAGCACTGCCTCAAGCAAAGGAGACTACCTGGTAAATGATCCTGACATAGATAAACTGTGGGGTTTTGATAAGATGCAAGTGGCAGACTTATACAAATACATGCAAGAAAACAAAATTAAGCCTAAGAAAAAGGTAAAGATTTTTATTCTGGATACTGGAGTGGATGCTGAACACGAAGACCTTAAAGGCAAATACAAGTCGGTAAGTTCTAAGTATGACTATGACAAACAAAGCCACGGTACACACTGTGCAGGTATTGCTGCTTCGGTGTCTAACAACAAAATAGGCATTGCTTCTTTGACCCCTAACAATGACTTTGTAACTGTAACCAGTGTAAAGGTGTTGACTGACCAAGGTTGGGGAACTGATAAAATGATTGTAAACGGAATTATAGAGGCTGCCGACAATGGCGCTGATGTAATTTCAATGTCTTTGGGTGGTCCCTCGCGTGACAACAAACAAAGGGCTTACAAGCAGGCAGTACAATATGCCAATCGTGCGGGTGCCATTGTAGTAGTGGCAGCTGGTAATGAATCGCAGAATGCTACTAAAGTAACACCAGCAAATGTAGAAGGTGTAATTACTGTATCGGCGATTGCTCAAAATATGGATATGGCAAGCTTCTCTAACTGGGTAAGTGACCTTAAAATGGGAATTGCAGCTCCTGGTGTGGATATTTTATCTACTGTACCCGGTAATAAATACGCTTCTTATAGTGGCACTTCAATGGCTACACCTTATGTGGCTGGTTTACTAGGTTTGATGAGGTCTATTAATCCTAAAATAAAAACCAAGGAGGCATATCAAATCCTAAGAAGCACAGGAATAGATACTAAACAAACTGAAAAAACCGGTAAGTTTATTCAACCCCTGGCAGTGCTCAAAGCCATACAAAAATAG
- a CDS encoding papain-like cysteine protease family protein: MNYTASVQNNTQWCWAASIQMVLKYYGVYVTQEQIVQRSFGVKRNGQLPNLTASPELITANLNKWGVDNRGQRYRVQATWGRNAPHPDMLLKEMRAKYPVIIGYEGENGGHAVVITAVGILDTQQGPAIEEIVVRDPWPSRRNRRRKGRVVYPGEDLANRIGDYWFIRVQKY, from the coding sequence ATGAATTATACTGCCTCTGTCCAAAACAATACTCAATGGTGTTGGGCTGCTTCTATACAGATGGTACTCAAGTATTATGGGGTATATGTCACACAAGAACAAATCGTCCAACGCTCGTTTGGAGTAAAGCGCAATGGTCAATTGCCTAACCTGACTGCCAGCCCAGAACTTATTACTGCTAACCTCAACAAATGGGGGGTAGATAATCGTGGGCAACGCTATAGGGTACAAGCTACCTGGGGACGCAACGCCCCTCACCCCGATATGTTGCTCAAAGAAATGCGGGCAAAGTATCCGGTAATTATTGGCTACGAAGGTGAAAACGGAGGGCACGCCGTAGTAATTACGGCAGTGGGTATATTAGATACTCAACAAGGGCCTGCTATTGAAGAAATTGTGGTGAGAGATCCTTGGCCGTCGCGACGCAACCGCCGACGTAAAGGCAGGGTAGTGTATCCGGGGGAAGACCTCGCCAACCGAATAGGTGACTACTGGTTTATTAGAGTACAGAAGTATTAA